One window from the genome of Cricetulus griseus strain 17A/GY chromosome 2, alternate assembly CriGri-PICRH-1.0, whole genome shotgun sequence encodes:
- the LOC100760323 gene encoding interferon alpha-12 — MARSCAFLMALVVMSYWSTCCLGCDLPQTHNLRNERALTLLAQMRRLSPLSCLKDRKDFAFPLEKVDFQYIQNAQAIPVLQELTQQVLILFSSKDSSAVWETNLLDTFCTGLHEQVNDLQACLMQLMGEQEPPLSQEDSLVAVRKYFHRITVYLRVKNHSPCAWEVVRAEVWRALSASANLLARLSGEKE, encoded by the coding sequence ATGGCTAGATCCTGTGCTTTTCTGATGGCCCTGGTGGTGATGAGCTACTGGTCAACCTGCTGTCTGGGATGTGACCTGCCTCAGACTCATAACCTCAGGAACGAGAGAGCCTTGACACTCCTGGCACAAATGAGGagactctcccctctctcctgcctgaaggacagaaaggactTTGCATTCCCTCTGGAGAAGGTGGATTTCCAGTACATCCAGAACGCTCAAGCCATTCCTGTCCTGCAGGAGCTGACCCAGCAGGTCCTGATCCTCTTCAGCTCAAAGGACTCATCTGCTGTTTGGGAGACAAACCTTCTAGACACATTCTGCACTGGCCTCCACGAGCAGGTCAATGACCTGCAAGCCTGTCTGATGCAGCTGATGGGGGAGCAGGAACCTCCCCTGAGCCAGGAAGACTCCCTGGTGGCTGTGAGGAAATACTTCCACAGGATCACTGTCTACCTGAGAGTGAAGAACCACAGCCCCTGTGCCTGGGAAGTGGTCAGAGCAGAAGTCTGGAGAGCCCTGTCTGCCTCAGCCAACTTACTGgcaagattgagtggggagaaggAGTAA